A single region of the bacterium genome encodes:
- a CDS encoding LD-carboxypeptidase produces MQIIKPKKLQKGDMVAIVSPSGGVSEELKNQFNSGIKFLENLGLKVKISKNALGRYYYSSGTTEARLSDFHEAFRDKEVKAVIMSIGGTTANNLLDGLDFDLIRRNPKIFLGISDGTTLLNPIFSKTGLITYHGPDLIFTFGLPVSPVIKENLVKTLFEGKGGQLSPNPEWKGLDKLNENEKYQGWRTVRPGKANGRLIGGNIACLENLDNTEFRPDYKKVILFLEAYMVKIEDIDMTLTHFRQAKIFDEISGLILGQFYGSHMADKKQDREVRDVILEVTKNYFFPILEVGEIGHNVENYIIPIGCRATVDAERKYFSIDEETVI; encoded by the coding sequence ATGCAAATTATTAAACCAAAAAAACTTCAAAAAGGCGATATGGTGGCAATTGTTTCGCCGTCCGGAGGAGTGTCAGAAGAATTAAAAAATCAATTTAATAGTGGCATTAAATTTCTGGAAAATTTGGGTTTAAAAGTAAAAATTAGCAAGAATGCTTTAGGTAGATATTATTATTCTTCAGGAACGACAGAAGCGCGATTGAGTGATTTTCACGAAGCATTTAGGGATAAAGAGGTTAAGGCGGTAATAATGTCTATTGGAGGAACAACAGCTAATAATCTTTTGGACGGATTGGATTTTGATTTGATCAGAAGAAACCCAAAAATATTTTTAGGGATCAGTGATGGTACAACCTTATTGAATCCGATATTTTCTAAAACAGGTTTAATTACTTATCATGGGCCTGATCTAATTTTTACTTTCGGCTTGCCAGTGTCGCCGGTAATCAAAGAAAACTTAGTTAAAACTTTATTTGAAGGAAAAGGAGGGCAATTATCGCCGAATCCGGAATGGAAGGGTCTGGATAAACTGAATGAAAATGAAAAGTATCAAGGGTGGCGAACAGTGCGGCCGGGCAAAGCGAATGGGCGATTAATCGGCGGGAATATTGCTTGTCTTGAAAATTTGGATAATACCGAATTTAGACCGGATTATAAAAAAGTGATTTTGTTTTTGGAAGCGTATATGGTTAAAATCGAAGATATTGATATGACACTTACGCACTTTCGCCAGGCGAAAATTTTTGATGAAATCAGTGGTTTGATTCTTGGTCAATTTTATGGTTCGCATATGGCGGACAAAAAGCAAGACAGGGAAGTGCGGGATGTAATTTTAGAAGTTACAAAAAACTATTTTTTTCCGATTTTGGAAGTCGGAGAAATTGGGCATAATGTAGAAAATTATATTATACCTATCGGTTGCCGGGCAACTGTTGATGCCGAGCGGAAATATTTTTCAATTGACGAAGAAACGGTTATATAA